The proteins below are encoded in one region of Triticum aestivum cultivar Chinese Spring chromosome 1B, IWGSC CS RefSeq v2.1, whole genome shotgun sequence:
- the LOC123078370 gene encoding uncharacterized protein, with translation MWLRSITGNQDNHRGSMRVIPFRDNNPPDKVFTEMYSMPNSEQALEQGQEEEASADESGEWESSDGEDEEESEESDDKEQEENAKLKATISEANQEVEQPRKDKENLTTEVGGLRAKTDKLESYLKQLGAKLVLKLEAVPHFPTWPFNTNQSIPITQPLPRRSRPKPSGHGDISSAFPPPAGGADAPHGSPPAVAGSSAGTRLRAGPVRRRRPAGHAAQPGVQPVQRHAHGRLPRRPQFHLRPTPRQPLRRRLRHGVGAARRRAGVRAGAVPPVRHREGLRRLLRRRRGAHPRLLRCRQRRARHPRRLRHTVRERGFLRPVHAPRQHAALQWLRRGRRRLRRRGASADRRPRGRGAARPEACRGRRGRRRVRAGCFMRYSDKRFFPANATVDLAAYLRSGKSRGKGAIIGGILGGVAFLLLLGLLALLWIRRSRKLQKPRRGDILGATELQGPTSFYYHDLKVATNNFSEKNKLGEGGFGDVFKGLLKNGKTVAVKRLTVMQTSRAKADFESEVKLISNVHHRNLVRLLGCSRKGSECLLVYEYMANNSLDKFLFGERRGTLNWKQRFNIIVGMARGLAYLHEEFHVCIIHRDIKSSNVLLDDDFQPKIADFGLARLLPDDHSHLSTKFAGTLGYTAPEYAIHGQLSEKVDTYSFGVEIISGRKSNDTKLEPETQYLLESAWKLYENENLISLVDESLDREEYKPEEVKKIIEIALLCTQSVVASRPTMSEVVVLLLSRNSSELQPTRPTFIDSTSRVRGETSSSSSSSASRATVSISQFSARGDTTLHFVGNNVISDKLWWMRQQLLIQTANEREDRKPIYRGLCWFCMG, from the exons CGAATGGGAGTCTTCAGacggagaggatgaggaggagagcgaggagtcggacgacAAGGAACAG gaggagaacgcgaagttgAAGGCCACCATCTCTGAAGCTAATCAGGAAGTCGAGCAGccgaggaaggacaaggagaacctgaccacagAAGTCGGTGGCCTCAGAGCCAAGACAGACAAGCTGGAGTCTTATCTGAAACAACTTGGTGCGAAacttgttctgaagcttgaag CTGTTCCACACTTCCCGACTTGGCCATTCAACACAAATCAATCCATCCCCATCACACAACCCTTGCCGCGCCGCTCTCGTCCAAAACCCAGCGGCCACGGCGATATCTCCTCCGCCTTCCCTCCGCCAGCCGGTGGTGCCGATGCACCGCATGGCTCGCCTCCCGCTGTTGCCGGCTCTAGTGCTGGCACTCGCCTCCGCGCTGGCCCCGTCCGTCGTCGCCGACCCGCAGGCCACGCTGCTCAACCTGGGGTGCAGCCAGTACAACGCCACGCCCACGGCCGCCTTCCTCGTCGCCCTCAATTCCACCTTCGCCCAACTCCGCGCCAACCTCTCCGCCGgcggcttcgccacggcgtcggagccgcgcgccgccgcgccggcGTTCGCGCTGGCGCAGTGCCGCCCGTACGTCACCGGGAGGGACTGCGTCGCCTGCTTCGACGCCGCCGCGGCGCGCATCCGCGCCTCCTGCGGTGCCGCCAACGGCGGGCGCGCCATCCTCGACGGCTGCGTCATACGGTACGAGAGCGCGGCTTTCTTCGACCAGTCCACGCTCCCCGGCAACACGCAGCTCTGCAATGGCTCCGCCGTGGCAGGCGGCGGCTTCGACGGCGCGGTGCGAGCGCTGATCGGCGACCTCGCGGCCGCGGTGCCGCGCGCCCCGAGGCTTGCCGCGGCCGCCGCGGGCGCCGGCGTGTACGCGCCGGATGCTTCATGAGGTACTCTGATAAGCGGTTCTTCCCAGCTAATGCCACGGTAGACCTGGCGGCATACTTGCGCTCTG GAAAATCAAGAGGGAAGGGAGCCATCATAGGAGGAATTTTGGGAGGTGTAGCCTTCCTGTTGCTTCTAGGGTTACTAGCTTTGTTGTGGATCCGTCGTTCTAGGAAGCTGCAGAAGCCTCGGAGAG GTGATATACTTGGAGCAACGGAACTACAAGGTCCAACCAGTTTTTACTATCATGATCTTAAGGTTGCAACCAATAATTTCAGTGAGAAAAATAAACTTGGAGAAGGTGGTTTTGGAGATGTATTTAAG GGTTTGCTGAAAAATGGGAAAACTGTTGCAGTAAAAAGATTGACAGTAATGCAAACCAGCAGGGCCAAAGCAGATTTTGAAAGTGAGGTGAAGTTGATTAGCAATGTTCATCACCGAAATCTTGTAAGGCTTCTTGGTTGTTCTCGCAAGGGTTCCGAATGCCTGCTTGTTTATGAATATATGGCGAACAATAGCCTTGACAAGTTCCTCTTCG GTGAGAGACGTGGAACACTTAACTGGAAGCAACGATTTAACATCATTGTTGGCATGGCTCGTGGCCTTGCGTATCTTCATGAAGAGTTCCATGTGTGTATCATACACCGTGATATTAAATCTAGCAATGTTCTTCTTGATGATGACTTTCAGCCTAAGATTGCTGATTTTGGTTTGGCAAGGCTCCTACCTGATGATCATAGCCATCTCAGCACTAAATTTGCAGGAACACT GGGTTACACTGCTCCTGAGTACGCAATCCATGGCCAACTATCAGAGAAGGTTGACACATACAGCTTTGGCGTAGAAATAATAAGTGGTCGGAAGAGCAATGATACAAAGCTGGAGCCTGAAACACAGTACCTACTTGAATCG GCATGGAAGTTATATGAAAATGAGAACTTGATTAGCTTGGTGGACGAATCGTTGGATCGTGAAGAATACAAGCCAGAAGAGGTAAAGAAAATAATAGAGATAGCACTTCTGTGCACTCAATCAGTGGTTGCTTCAAGGCCAACGATGTCAGAggtggttgtgttgttgttgtcaaGAAATTCTTCAGAATTACAGCCCACAAGGCCCACATTTATTGATTCAACAAGTAGAGTGCGAGGTGAAACATCCTCCTCAAGTTCATCCTCTGCATCCAGGGCCACTGTCTCTATTTCACAGTTTTCAGCCAG GGGTGACACCACCCTGCACTTTGTTGGAAACAATGTCATATCTGATAAGTTATGGTGGATGCGACAACAGTTGCTGATACAAACTGCAAATGAGAGGGAAGATCGGAAACCAATATATAGAGGCTTATGTTGGTTCTGCATGGGCTAA